One window of the Eschrichtius robustus isolate mEscRob2 chromosome X, mEscRob2.pri, whole genome shotgun sequence genome contains the following:
- the NKRF gene encoding NF-kappa-B-repressing factor: MAGGRLLLGGDFLSPPPLPPLPPPPLPPLPPPPPEPVLEQWRYSHESDWQWALRRSFICRHLHSYPGAALDQLLALSAAWTNHVFLGCRYSPRLMEKILQMAEGIDIGEMPSYDLMLSKGQKRHLSTCDGQSPPKKQAGSKFHVRPRFEPVHFVASSSKDERQEDPYGPQTKEVNEQTHFASMPRDIYQDYTQDSFSIQDGNSQYCDSSGFIFTKDQPVTANMYFDSGNPAPSSTSQQANCQSAPEPSPSQTFPESVVAEKQYFIEKLTAAIWKNLSNPEMTYGCDKINYTYMLTRCIQACKTNPEYIYAPLKEIPPADIPKNKKLLTDGYACEVRCQNIYLTTGYAGSKNGSRDRATELAVKLLQKRIEVRVVRRKFKHTIGEDLVVCQIGMPSYEFPPALKPPEELVVLAKDASGQPIFNASAKHWTNFILTENANDAIGILNNSASYNKMSVEYKYEMMPNRTWRCRVFLQDHCLAEGYGTKKTSKHAAADEALKILQKTQPTYPSVKSSQCQTGSSPRGSGKKKDIKDLVVYENSSNPVCTLNDTAQFNRMTVEYVYERMTGLRWKCKVILESEVIAEAVGVKKTVKYEAAGEAVKTLKKTQPTVINNLKKGAIEDVISRNEIQGRSAEEAYKQQIKEDNIGNQLLRKMGWTGGGLGKSGEGIREPISVKEQHKREGLGLDVERVNKIAKRDIEQIIRNYARSESHTDLTFSTELTNDERKQIHQIAQKYGLKSKSHGVGHDRYLVVGRKRRKEDLLDQLKQEGQVGHYELVMPQAN, encoded by the exons ATGGCTGGCGGACGTCTGCTGTTGGGGGGCGACTTCCtgtcgccgccgccgctgccccccctcccgccgccgccgctgccgcccctcccgccgcccccgcccgagCCAGTGCTGGAGCAGTGGCGCTATAGCCACGAAAGTGACTGGCAGTGGGCTCTGCGGCGCAGCTTCATCTGTCGGCACCTGCACAGCTATCCCGGGGCTGCCCTAGACCAGCTCCTCGCGCTCTCCGCTGCCTGGACCAACCACGTTTTCCTGGGCTGCAG ataCAGCCCACGCTTGATGGAAAAAATTCTCCAAATGGCTGAAGGTATTGATATTGGGGAGATGCCTTCATATGATCTGATGCTGTCCAAAGGTCAAAAACGTCACCTCTCAACATGTGATG GTCAAAGTCCTCCTAAAAAGCAAGCCGGTTCCAAATTCCATGTGAGACCTCGTTTTGAGCCTGTACATTTTGTAGCTAGTAGTTCAAAAGATGAAAGACAGGAAGATCCTTATGGCCCTCAAACAAAAGAGGTAAATGAACAAACACATTTTGCCAGCATGCCAAGAGACATCTACCAAGATTATACTCAAGACTCTTTCAGTATACAAGATGGAAATTCTCAGTATTGTGATTCATCAGGATTTATTTTCACAAAAGACCAGCCTGTAACAGCCAACATGTATTTTGACAGTGGGAACCCTGCCCCCAGCAGCACATCACAGCAGGCAAACTGCCAGTCAGCTCCTGAGCCTTCACCATCACAGACATTTCCTGAGTCAGTGGTAGCCGAGAAGcagtattttattgaaaaattaacAGCAGCTATCTGGAAGAACCTTTCTAATCCAGAGATGACTTACGGATGTGATAAAATTAATTACACATATATGTTAACTCGTTGTATTCAGGCATGTAAGACAAATCCTGAATATATATACGCTCCTTTAAAAGAAATCCCTCCTGCTGACAtccccaaaaataaaaaacttctaaCAGATGGTTATGCTTGTGAAGTTAGATGCCAAAATATCTACTTAACTACAGGTTATGCTGGCAGCAAGAATGGTTCCAGGGATCGAGCTACTGAGCTAGCTGTAAAACTCTTGCAGAAACGTATTGAAGTTAGGGTTGTCCGACGGAAATTCAAACACACGATTGGTGAGGACCTTGTGGTGTGTCAGATTGGCATGCCTTCATACGAATTTCCTCCAGCTCTGAAACCACCAGAAGAGCTGGTGGTGCTGGCTAAAGATGCTTCTGGGCAGCCGATTTTTAATGCTTCTGCCAAACACTGGACCAATTTTATCCTTACAGAAAATGCAAATGATGCAATTGGTATCCTTAACAATTCTGCCTCATACAACAAAATGTCTGTTGAATACAAATATGAGATGATGCCAAATCGTACATGGCGTTGTCGAGTGTTTTTGCAAGATCACTGCTTAGCTGAAGGTTATGGAAccaaaaaaacaagtaaacatgCAGCTGCTGATGAGGCTTTGAAAATCCTTCAAAAAACACAGCCCACTTACCCATCTGTCAAAAGTTCACAATGCCAAACGGGCTCTTCACCCAGGGGATCTGGGAAGAAGAAAGATATAAAGGATCTCGTAGTTTATGAGAACTCTTCAAATCCTGTGTGCACGCTGAACGACACAGCTCAGTTTAATCGAATGACAGTTGAATATGTCTATGAAAGAATGACAGGACTCCGATGGAAATGCAAGGTGATTCTAGAGAGTGAAGTAATTGCAGAAGCAGTTGGAGTGAAGAAAACTGTCAAATATGAAGCTGCTGGGGAAGCTGTGAAAACCCTCAAAAAGACCCAGCCGACTGTCATTAACAACTTGAAGAAAGGAGCTATTGAAGATGTGATTTCAAGAAATGAAATTCAGGGTCGCTCAGCAGAGGAGGCTTACAAACAACAAATCAAAGAAGATAACATTGGAAATCAGCTGCTGAGAAAGATGGGTTGGACGGGTGGTGGTTTAGGTAAATCTGGTGAGGGCATTCGGGAGCCAATCTCTGTCAAAGAGCAGCATAAGCGGGAAGGGCTTGGTCTTGATGTAGAGAGGGTAAATAAAATTGCCAAGAGAGATATTGAACAGATCATCAGAAACTACGCCCGCTCGGAGAGCCACACGGATTTAACTTTCTCTACAGAGCTGACTAATGATGAGCGGAAGCAAATACATCAGATTGCCCAGAAGTATGGTCTTAAGAGTAAGTCTCATGGGGTGGGCCACGATAGGTACCTGGTGGTAGGTAGAAAAAGACGGAAGGAGGATTTACTAGACCAGCTCAAACAGGAAGGCCAAGTGGGGCATTACGAGCTTGTGATGCCTCAAGCAAATTGA